A genomic region of Oncorhynchus mykiss isolate Arlee chromosome 2, USDA_OmykA_1.1, whole genome shotgun sequence contains the following coding sequences:
- the LOC110537226 gene encoding uncharacterized protein LOC110537226 isoform X2: MRGEDKGWRRRRRRRWREKEGKGERTKYSKQRTLLDDRKSSRKHPALTRMGSLPIALLLCGFHEAELHRGDWNEEEALVSVSTLPPDCREETYPCTRMYSVHRPIKRCIHSLCLYSLPRVYVINKEICVRTVCQQDEYLKAELCRERSGWPKRFQRSTTNKKRCHNRRSNPKTWQNKA; the protein is encoded by the exons ATGAGAGGGGAGGACAAGgggtggaggagaagaaggaggaggagatggagagagaaggaggggaaaggagagaggacaaAATATTCAAAACAAAGGACGCTTTTGGACGACAGGAAAAGTT CTCGTAAACATCCAGCTCTTACAAGGATGGGCAGTCTTCCAATCGCCCTGCTCCTCTGCGGTTTCCATG AGGCGGAACTCCACAGAGGTGACTGGAATGAAGAGGAGGctttggtgtctgtctctaccctaccGCCTG ACTGTAGGGAAGAGACGTACCCCTGTACCAGGATGTACTCTGTCCACCGGCCCATCAAGAGATGCATCCACTCCCTCTGCCTTTACAG CCTCCCTCGTGTCTATGTGATCAACAAGGAGATATGTGTTAGAACTGTCTGCCAACAGGATGAGTACCTGAAGG CTGAACTCTGCAGGGAGCGGTCCGGCTGGCCCAAACGCTTCCAGAGGTCAACCACCAATAAGAAACGCTGTCACAATCGCCGCAGCAACCCCAAAACCTGGCAAAACAAGGCCTGA
- the LOC110537226 gene encoding uncharacterized protein LOC110537226 isoform X1 has product MRGEDKGWRRRRRRRWREKEGKGERTKYSKQRTLLDDRKSSRKHPALTRMGSLPIALLLCGFHALTAVAQAPQAEAELHRGDWNEEEALVSVSTLPPDCREETYPCTRMYSVHRPIKRCIHSLCLYSLPRVYVINKEICVRTVCQQDEYLKAELCRERSGWPKRFQRSTTNKKRCHNRRSNPKTWQNKA; this is encoded by the exons ATGAGAGGGGAGGACAAGgggtggaggagaagaaggaggaggagatggagagagaaggaggggaaaggagagaggacaaAATATTCAAAACAAAGGACGCTTTTGGACGACAGGAAAAGTT CTCGTAAACATCCAGCTCTTACAAGGATGGGCAGTCTTCCAATCGCCCTGCTCCTCTGCGGTTTCCATG CCCTCACAGCTGTAGCCCAAGCCCCGCAGGCTG AGGCGGAACTCCACAGAGGTGACTGGAATGAAGAGGAGGctttggtgtctgtctctaccctaccGCCTG ACTGTAGGGAAGAGACGTACCCCTGTACCAGGATGTACTCTGTCCACCGGCCCATCAAGAGATGCATCCACTCCCTCTGCCTTTACAG CCTCCCTCGTGTCTATGTGATCAACAAGGAGATATGTGTTAGAACTGTCTGCCAACAGGATGAGTACCTGAAGG CTGAACTCTGCAGGGAGCGGTCCGGCTGGCCCAAACGCTTCCAGAGGTCAACCACCAATAAGAAACGCTGTCACAATCGCCGCAGCAACCCCAAAACCTGGCAAAACAAGGCCTGA
- the LOC110537226 gene encoding uncharacterized protein LOC110537226 isoform X3 yields the protein MRGEDKGWRRRRRRRWREKEGKGERTKYSKQRTLLDDRKSSRKHPALTRMGSLPIALLLCGFHDCREETYPCTRMYSVHRPIKRCIHSLCLYSLPRVYVINKEICVRTVCQQDEYLKAELCRERSGWPKRFQRSTTNKKRCHNRRSNPKTWQNKA from the exons ATGAGAGGGGAGGACAAGgggtggaggagaagaaggaggaggagatggagagagaaggaggggaaaggagagaggacaaAATATTCAAAACAAAGGACGCTTTTGGACGACAGGAAAAGTT CTCGTAAACATCCAGCTCTTACAAGGATGGGCAGTCTTCCAATCGCCCTGCTCCTCTGCGGTTTCCATG ACTGTAGGGAAGAGACGTACCCCTGTACCAGGATGTACTCTGTCCACCGGCCCATCAAGAGATGCATCCACTCCCTCTGCCTTTACAG CCTCCCTCGTGTCTATGTGATCAACAAGGAGATATGTGTTAGAACTGTCTGCCAACAGGATGAGTACCTGAAGG CTGAACTCTGCAGGGAGCGGTCCGGCTGGCCCAAACGCTTCCAGAGGTCAACCACCAATAAGAAACGCTGTCACAATCGCCGCAGCAACCCCAAAACCTGGCAAAACAAGGCCTGA